From a single Planctellipticum variicoloris genomic region:
- a CDS encoding Uma2 family endonuclease, with product MSPTALTQIVVDPPENGSGRRSSRRGEPVWELALQYPVQGDWTERDYFAAGFEQLVELVDGELEFPAMPNLQHQALSRFLFRLLDGLVSRQKLGEAYFAPLPVQLWPGRVREPDILFVQQGRLRRVGPGLAGADLVMEIVSAGKEQRERDLVAKRADYAAAGIAEYWIIDPEAATVTVLALDGETYREHGVFQAGETATSVLLPGLAVDVTALWAAGQAAE from the coding sequence ATGAGTCCGACAGCGCTGACACAGATTGTCGTCGATCCTCCTGAGAACGGATCGGGACGGCGATCATCCCGACGGGGGGAGCCGGTGTGGGAATTGGCGCTGCAGTACCCGGTGCAGGGGGACTGGACCGAGCGGGATTATTTCGCGGCGGGATTCGAGCAACTGGTCGAACTGGTCGACGGGGAACTGGAGTTTCCGGCGATGCCCAATCTGCAGCACCAGGCGCTGTCGCGGTTTCTGTTTCGGTTGCTGGATGGATTGGTGAGCCGGCAGAAGCTGGGTGAAGCGTATTTTGCTCCGCTGCCGGTGCAGTTGTGGCCGGGGCGGGTTCGCGAGCCAGATATTCTGTTCGTGCAGCAGGGGCGACTCCGTCGAGTGGGGCCGGGGCTGGCCGGCGCGGATCTCGTCATGGAGATTGTGAGCGCGGGGAAAGAGCAGCGCGAACGAGATCTTGTGGCCAAGCGGGCGGATTATGCGGCGGCGGGAATTGCGGAGTACTGGATCATTGACCCCGAGGCGGCGACCGTGACGGTGCTGGCGCTCGATGGCGAAACGTACCGTGAGCACGGCGTGTTCCAGGCGGGGGAGACGGCGACTTCGGTGCTGCTGCCGGGGCTGGCGGTGGATGTTACGGCGCTGTGGGCGGCGGGGCAGGCTGCGGAGTAG
- a CDS encoding serine hydrolase domain-containing protein: MPAASWTPRPSAAIRPLASVMLAIFFFGTNSPTPAQDTPAAPSFAQIESICNAAIAEKKFPGCVVVVGTSAGIQYQQAFGNRRLLPEPEPMTLDTLFDMASLTKPIATATSVMRLIDQGKVELDAPVAKSIPEFGANGKAAITVRQLLTHQGGLIADNSIKDYAGSRDESIAHVFALSTVVPPGAKFIYSDVGFIVLGELVARVSGQPLDVYAREHVFQPLGMTETGFRPEESLHARCAPTEQRAGRWMRGEVHDPRAIRMDGVAGHAGLFSTGADVARYAQAMLSAQSAKPVLSGTAWKLMTTPNEVPTQRPDAPIARRGLGWDMRSAYSKNRPITFSEKAFGHSGFTGTSLWIDPEQDQFVVFLSNRVHPVGKGLSNPTASQVGDAAAGSLAH, translated from the coding sequence ATGCCTGCAGCATCATGGACTCCCCGCCCATCCGCGGCAATCCGACCGCTCGCATCCGTAATGCTCGCCATATTCTTCTTCGGGACCAACAGCCCCACGCCGGCCCAGGACACTCCCGCCGCCCCGTCTTTCGCCCAGATCGAATCGATCTGCAACGCCGCCATCGCCGAGAAAAAATTCCCCGGCTGCGTCGTCGTTGTCGGCACCTCCGCCGGCATTCAGTATCAGCAGGCCTTCGGCAACCGTCGGCTGTTGCCGGAACCTGAGCCCATGACCCTCGACACGCTCTTCGACATGGCCTCACTGACCAAGCCCATCGCCACCGCCACCAGCGTCATGCGGCTCATCGACCAAGGGAAAGTCGAGCTGGACGCCCCCGTCGCCAAGTCCATCCCCGAATTCGGCGCCAATGGTAAGGCCGCCATCACGGTCCGCCAGCTTCTGACCCATCAGGGGGGCCTGATTGCCGACAATTCGATCAAGGACTACGCCGGCTCCCGCGATGAGTCGATCGCCCACGTCTTCGCCCTCTCCACCGTCGTCCCCCCCGGCGCGAAATTCATCTACTCCGACGTCGGCTTCATCGTCCTCGGAGAACTGGTCGCCCGGGTCTCGGGCCAGCCGCTCGATGTCTACGCACGCGAGCATGTCTTCCAGCCGCTCGGCATGACCGAGACCGGTTTCCGCCCGGAGGAATCTCTCCACGCTCGTTGCGCTCCGACGGAACAGAGGGCCGGCCGCTGGATGCGGGGAGAAGTCCACGACCCCCGCGCGATCCGCATGGATGGCGTCGCCGGGCACGCCGGTCTCTTCAGCACCGGAGCCGACGTCGCCCGCTACGCCCAGGCCATGCTCTCCGCACAGTCCGCAAAACCGGTCCTCTCCGGAACCGCGTGGAAACTCATGACCACCCCGAACGAAGTTCCGACGCAGCGACCGGACGCGCCGATCGCCCGTCGCGGCCTCGGCTGGGACATGCGCAGCGCCTACTCGAAGAATCGCCCGATCACCTTTTCCGAAAAAGCTTTCGGACACAGCGGCTTCACGGGAACCAGCCTCTGGATCGATCCGGAACAGGACCAGTTTGTGGTTTTCCTGAGTAACCGCGTCCACCCCGTCGGAAAAGGCCTCTCCAATCCAACGGCCTCCCAGGTCGGCGACGCTGCGGCCGGTTCTCTCGCCCACTGA
- a CDS encoding hydantoinase B/oxoprolinase family protein, translated as MPWEFWIDVGGTFTDCVAKSPAGELTTGKVLSSGITKGVIRSVIDGGSFVDPLRVTSTAGFWTGYRCSLLDAAGEVVQTCLVADSDLETGRLTVADPLAAEVGAGCRYELSGGEEAPILAIRTLLGLRLQDEIPPVVVRLGTTRGTNALLTRRGARTGFVTTRGFRDVLRIANQDRPRLFDLAIRKPEPLFTEVAEIDERLAASGEVLRSPEPEQIRRELDRLKDAGCASLAICLLHAFANPVHEQLVEQIARDVGFAEVSVSSRLAPLIKIVSRGDTTVMDAYLNPILRDYVGKLRVSLPGSELKLMTSAGGLVNAETFVGKDSVLSGPAGGVIGYARTSREAGFPKSIGFDMGGTSTDVSRFDGKYEYEFETTKAGVRVVAPMLAIETVAAGGGSVCGFDGVKLFVGPQSAGADPGPACYGRGGPLTITDVNFFLGKIPADRFPFPLDQAAVARRLDEICAAVAASPLGRAYRPEELAEGFVEIANATMARAIRKISVARGYDPAEHVLASFGGAGAQHACALARMLGMRDVLAHPYAGILSAYGMGLADVRRFREQSVLQRYEPATLERVETVFAELGRSAREDVLGQGVPAERIDAAVCSLDLRYQGVESSINVPRPADGDFAAAYVRRHQELYGYVREGRPLEVVAARVEVVGRMPDPPAPERPLVDREPEPEAWTETWFAGGWQRTGIFSRSALQPGDRIGGPAILCEPTSTVVIDPGFQARILSRGEIVMTDHAGLAARTESGSQTAVDPIRLEIFNNLFASIAEQMGVTLQQTSISTNVKERLDFSCAIFDPQGGLVVNAPHIPVHLGAMGETVKRILADNPDLGPGDVFVTNDPYRGGSHLPDVTLITPVHEPESGELLFLTASRAHHAEIGGIVPGSMPPFSKNLGEEGVLIRNFKLVDRGVSREDELKGLLQSGPYPTRNVADNLADVAAQAAANQTGVRLLLDLVARESRVVVQAYMGHIQRAAAEKMRLALAALPDAVYRRVDHLDDGSPIAVAITIAGDRATVDFTGTGPVLKSNLNANRAIVTAAVLYVFRCLIQDDIPLNGGVLEPVEIILPECLLNPPEHEDPAQCPAIVGGNVETSQRVVDVLLGALGVAAASQGTMNNLTFGDGTFGYYETICGGSGATPEADGASAVHTHMTNTRLTDPEVIERRYPVRIREFSIRTGSGGAGRHPGGDGIVRRIEFLRPLRVSLLTERRGPYAPFGLAGGEPGQLGRNTLETAGGDRQDLGGKASFEVQAGDELTIETPGGGAFGA; from the coding sequence ATGCCGTGGGAATTCTGGATCGATGTCGGCGGAACTTTTACGGATTGTGTCGCGAAGTCGCCTGCGGGTGAACTGACGACGGGAAAAGTTCTCAGCTCAGGAATCACGAAAGGGGTGATCCGGAGCGTCATCGATGGAGGATCGTTTGTTGATCCGCTGCGGGTGACGTCGACGGCAGGGTTCTGGACGGGCTATCGCTGCTCGCTGCTCGATGCGGCGGGAGAAGTGGTCCAGACATGTCTTGTCGCCGACAGCGATCTGGAGACGGGGCGGCTGACGGTGGCGGACCCGCTGGCGGCTGAAGTCGGGGCGGGCTGCCGGTATGAATTGTCGGGGGGCGAAGAGGCCCCGATTCTGGCGATCCGGACGCTGCTGGGATTGCGGCTGCAGGACGAGATTCCGCCGGTGGTGGTCCGGCTCGGAACGACGCGGGGGACGAATGCGCTGCTGACCCGGCGCGGCGCGCGGACGGGGTTTGTCACGACGCGCGGCTTTCGGGATGTGTTGCGGATCGCGAACCAGGACCGACCGCGGCTGTTTGACCTGGCGATCCGGAAGCCGGAGCCGCTGTTCACAGAGGTCGCCGAGATTGACGAACGGCTGGCGGCCTCAGGCGAGGTGTTGCGATCTCCAGAGCCCGAGCAGATCCGGCGGGAGCTGGACCGGCTGAAGGATGCGGGCTGCGCGTCGCTGGCGATCTGTCTGCTGCATGCGTTCGCCAATCCGGTTCACGAACAGCTTGTGGAGCAGATCGCGCGGGACGTGGGATTCGCGGAAGTCAGCGTGAGCAGCCGGCTGGCGCCGCTGATCAAGATCGTGTCGCGGGGCGATACGACGGTGATGGATGCGTATCTGAACCCGATCCTGCGGGATTACGTCGGAAAGCTGCGGGTGTCGCTGCCGGGGAGCGAATTGAAGCTGATGACCTCGGCGGGGGGGCTGGTCAATGCCGAGACGTTTGTGGGGAAAGACAGCGTTCTGTCGGGGCCGGCGGGGGGGGTGATCGGGTACGCGCGGACGTCGCGCGAGGCCGGTTTCCCGAAGTCGATCGGTTTCGACATGGGAGGGACCAGTACGGACGTTTCGCGGTTCGACGGCAAGTACGAATACGAGTTTGAGACGACCAAGGCTGGCGTGCGGGTCGTGGCTCCGATGCTGGCGATTGAGACGGTGGCGGCGGGGGGCGGAAGCGTCTGCGGGTTCGACGGGGTGAAGCTGTTCGTCGGGCCGCAGAGCGCGGGGGCGGATCCGGGGCCGGCCTGCTACGGGCGGGGCGGGCCGCTGACGATTACGGATGTGAATTTTTTCCTGGGAAAGATTCCGGCGGACCGGTTTCCGTTTCCACTGGATCAGGCGGCGGTGGCCCGGCGGCTGGACGAGATCTGCGCGGCGGTGGCTGCGTCGCCGCTGGGGCGGGCGTATCGGCCGGAGGAACTGGCGGAAGGTTTTGTCGAGATTGCGAACGCGACGATGGCGCGGGCGATCCGGAAGATTTCTGTCGCGCGGGGGTACGACCCGGCGGAGCACGTACTGGCGTCGTTCGGCGGGGCGGGAGCGCAGCATGCGTGTGCGCTGGCGCGGATGCTGGGGATGCGTGACGTGCTGGCCCATCCGTACGCGGGAATTTTGAGCGCGTACGGAATGGGCCTGGCGGACGTCCGGCGGTTCCGGGAGCAGTCGGTGCTGCAGCGGTACGAACCGGCGACGCTCGAACGGGTGGAAACCGTCTTCGCGGAGCTTGGTCGCAGCGCGCGAGAGGATGTCCTGGGGCAGGGGGTCCCGGCGGAGCGGATCGACGCCGCGGTCTGTTCGCTCGATCTGCGGTATCAGGGGGTGGAATCGTCGATCAACGTACCGCGGCCAGCGGATGGCGACTTTGCGGCGGCGTACGTGAGGCGGCATCAGGAGTTGTACGGGTACGTCCGGGAAGGGCGTCCGCTGGAGGTTGTGGCGGCGCGGGTGGAAGTCGTGGGGCGGATGCCCGATCCGCCGGCGCCGGAGCGGCCGCTGGTGGATCGCGAGCCGGAACCAGAGGCGTGGACGGAGACGTGGTTTGCCGGGGGCTGGCAGAGGACGGGGATCTTCAGCCGGTCGGCATTGCAGCCGGGGGATCGGATTGGCGGGCCGGCGATTCTGTGCGAGCCGACGTCGACGGTCGTGATCGATCCGGGGTTTCAGGCGCGGATTCTCTCGCGGGGGGAGATCGTGATGACGGACCACGCCGGTCTGGCGGCACGGACTGAAAGCGGGAGCCAGACCGCCGTCGATCCGATCCGGCTGGAGATTTTCAACAACCTGTTTGCGTCGATCGCCGAGCAGATGGGGGTGACGCTGCAACAGACGTCGATTTCAACGAACGTGAAGGAGCGGCTGGATTTCAGTTGCGCAATTTTCGATCCGCAGGGTGGGCTGGTCGTCAACGCTCCGCATATTCCGGTGCATCTGGGGGCGATGGGAGAGACGGTCAAGCGGATTCTGGCGGACAACCCGGACCTGGGGCCGGGGGATGTGTTCGTGACGAACGATCCGTACCGCGGGGGATCGCATCTGCCGGACGTGACGCTGATTACGCCGGTGCATGAGCCGGAGTCGGGGGAGCTGCTGTTCCTGACGGCGAGCCGGGCGCACCATGCGGAGATTGGCGGGATCGTGCCGGGGAGCATGCCGCCGTTCTCGAAGAACCTGGGTGAGGAAGGGGTGCTGATCCGGAACTTCAAGCTGGTCGATCGTGGAGTCTCGCGGGAGGACGAGTTGAAGGGGCTGCTGCAGTCGGGGCCGTATCCGACGCGGAACGTGGCGGACAACCTGGCGGATGTGGCGGCGCAGGCGGCGGCGAATCAGACGGGGGTGCGGCTGCTGCTGGATCTCGTCGCGCGGGAGTCGCGGGTGGTCGTGCAGGCCTACATGGGGCACATTCAGCGGGCGGCCGCGGAGAAGATGCGGCTGGCCCTGGCGGCGCTGCCGGATGCGGTCTACCGGCGGGTCGATCACCTGGACGACGGGTCGCCGATCGCGGTGGCGATCACGATTGCCGGGGACCGGGCGACGGTCGATTTCACCGGGACGGGGCCGGTGCTGAAGAGCAATCTGAATGCGAACCGGGCGATTGTGACGGCGGCGGTGCTGTATGTGTTCCGGTGTCTGATTCAGGATGACATCCCGCTCAACGGGGGCGTGCTGGAACCGGTGGAGATCATCCTGCCGGAGTGTCTGCTCAATCCGCCGGAACACGAAGACCCGGCGCAGTGCCCGGCAATTGTCGGGGGGAACGTGGAGACCTCGCAGCGGGTGGTGGATGTGCTGCTGGGGGCGCTGGGCGTGGCGGCGGCGAGTCAGGGGACGATGAATAACCTGACGTTCGGGGACGGGACGTTCGGGTATTACGAGACGATCTGCGGCGGGAGCGGGGCGACGCCTGAGGCGGACGGGGCGAGTGCCGTGCATACGCATATGACGAACACGCGGCTGACCGATCCGGAGGTAATCGAGCGGCGGTATCCGGTGCGGATCCGGGAGTTTTCGATCCGGACGGGATCGGGAGGGGCAGGGCGGCACCCGGGCGGGGACGGGATCGTGCGGCGAATCGAGTTTCTGCGGCCGCTCAGAGTGTCGCTGCTGACGGAGCGGCGGGGGCCTTATGCGCCCTTCGGGCTGGCGGGGGGCGAACCGGGACAACTTGGTCGGAACACGCTAGAGACGGCGGGGGGCGATCGGCAGGATCTGGGGGGGAAGGCTTCGTTTGAAGTGCAGGCCGGGGATGAGTTGACGATTGAGACGCCGGGAGGTGGCGCGTTTGGGGCGTGA
- a CDS encoding putative hydro-lyase: MTSLPQLRTGLEVRRACREGSWSGPTPGLAPGYAQANLVVLPRDWAWDFLLFCQRNPQPCPLIDVTEAGAVAPSLAAPEADLRCDLPRYRVWKNGELVDEPADVSHLWRDDLVSFLIGCSFTFESELQRHGLRVRHLEAGCNVPMYKTNIACRSAGRFHGPMVVSMRPYVPADAIRAVQVTAAFPGSHGAPVHLGMPEAIGIQDLAQPDYGDAVPVHPGELPVFWACGVTPQAVLQAAKPPFAITHSPGCMFVTDLQDGGGPR; this comes from the coding sequence ATGACCAGTTTGCCGCAGTTACGGACAGGGTTGGAAGTTCGTCGGGCCTGTCGGGAAGGGAGCTGGTCGGGGCCGACGCCGGGCCTGGCGCCCGGTTATGCGCAGGCGAATCTGGTCGTGCTGCCGCGCGACTGGGCGTGGGATTTCCTGCTGTTCTGCCAGCGGAACCCGCAGCCCTGTCCGCTGATCGATGTGACCGAAGCCGGTGCTGTCGCACCATCACTCGCGGCACCCGAGGCCGATCTGCGGTGCGACCTGCCGCGCTACCGGGTCTGGAAAAACGGCGAACTGGTCGATGAGCCGGCGGATGTCTCGCACCTCTGGCGGGATGATCTGGTCAGCTTCTTGATCGGCTGTTCGTTCACATTCGAGTCCGAATTGCAGCGGCACGGCCTGCGTGTCCGGCATCTGGAGGCCGGCTGCAATGTGCCGATGTACAAGACGAACATCGCTTGCCGGTCGGCCGGGCGATTTCATGGTCCGATGGTCGTCTCCATGCGACCCTACGTGCCGGCGGATGCCATTCGGGCCGTGCAGGTGACGGCCGCGTTTCCTGGTTCGCATGGGGCTCCCGTACACCTCGGGATGCCGGAAGCCATTGGAATTCAGGATCTTGCGCAACCGGACTACGGCGACGCGGTGCCGGTTCATCCGGGTGAATTACCGGTCTTCTGGGCGTGCGGCGTGACTCCGCAGGCCGTGCTGCAGGCCGCGAAGCCGCCGTTTGCCATCACACACAGTCCGGGGTGTATGTTTGTTACGGACCTGCAGGACGGCGGCGGGCCGCGTTGA
- a CDS encoding peptidylprolyl isomerase, whose translation MSANRRAEVDQALKDVDFSKNTYQIEFETSMGTILLDLWPDVAPGHCKNIIGLTKIGYYDGILFHRVIDGFVIQAGCPQGTGTGGPGYKINQEFNARPHVAGVLSMARTNDPNSAGSQFFLCLGPVSSLDNQYTGFGKTADQASLDVVLKIGKVETGAQDRPRKDVKITKGTVKVTAK comes from the coding sequence GTGTCTGCTAACCGCCGCGCCGAAGTTGATCAGGCGCTCAAAGACGTCGATTTCTCCAAAAATACGTACCAGATCGAGTTCGAGACGTCGATGGGGACGATTCTGCTCGACCTGTGGCCGGACGTCGCTCCGGGGCACTGCAAGAACATCATCGGGCTGACGAAAATCGGCTATTACGACGGGATTCTGTTTCACCGTGTGATTGACGGCTTCGTGATTCAGGCGGGATGTCCGCAGGGGACGGGAACGGGCGGTCCGGGCTACAAGATCAACCAGGAATTCAACGCCCGGCCGCACGTGGCGGGCGTGCTGTCGATGGCTCGGACGAATGATCCGAACTCGGCGGGTTCACAGTTCTTCCTCTGCCTGGGACCGGTGTCGTCGCTCGACAACCAGTATACCGGGTTCGGCAAGACGGCCGATCAGGCGAGCCTGGATGTGGTTCTGAAGATCGGCAAGGTCGAGACCGGAGCTCAGGACCGTCCGCGGAAGGACGTGAAGATTACCAAGGGGACGGTGAAGGTGACGGCGAAGTAG
- a CDS encoding Uma2 family endonuclease yields MSTATPSPKTVEERAADLYRPYDGTPLSKRGEPVWELALRYPVQGDWTERDYFAADLEGLVELVDGCVEVLPMPTILHQLLVMFLAERLRQHLQGKGLVVVAPCPIRLGKDHLREPDVFYLAPGRSKDVREVPDGADLVMEVVSPGVRNQQRDRFDKRADYAAAGIAEYWIVDPEGATVTVLTLDGETYREHGVFKAGETATSVLLPGLAVDVTELWAAGQAGAVSAPR; encoded by the coding sequence ATGAGTACCGCGACGCCATCGCCGAAGACTGTTGAGGAGCGTGCGGCCGATTTGTATCGGCCGTATGACGGAACGCCGTTGTCGAAGCGCGGGGAGCCGGTGTGGGAATTGGCGCTGCGGTATCCGGTGCAGGGGGACTGGACCGAGCGGGATTACTTTGCGGCGGATCTTGAGGGGCTGGTGGAGCTGGTGGATGGCTGCGTCGAGGTGCTGCCGATGCCGACGATCCTGCATCAACTGCTGGTGATGTTTCTGGCGGAACGCTTGCGGCAGCACTTGCAGGGGAAAGGGCTGGTCGTGGTCGCGCCCTGTCCGATCCGGCTCGGGAAGGATCATCTGCGCGAACCGGATGTGTTTTACTTAGCTCCCGGCCGGTCGAAAGATGTGCGGGAGGTTCCGGACGGGGCGGATCTGGTGATGGAGGTCGTCAGTCCCGGTGTGCGCAATCAGCAGCGGGATCGGTTCGACAAGCGGGCTGACTATGCGGCGGCGGGGATTGCGGAGTACTGGATTGTCGATCCCGAGGGGGCGACGGTGACGGTGCTGACTCTCGATGGTGAAACGTACCGGGAACATGGCGTGTTCAAGGCCGGGGAGACGGCGACGTCGGTGCTGCTGCCGGGGCTGGCGGTGGATGTTACGGAGTTGTGGGCTGCGGGGCAGGCTGGTGCGGTTTCTGCTCCTCGGTGA
- a CDS encoding MOSC domain-containing protein — protein sequence MQTVPELLATLPQVGKLVWIGLRPASRTPVQSVARAEILAGRGLVGDHRLSRTAGGKRQITLIQHEHLAAVASLTGRPEVDPGLLRRNLVVAGLNLLALKGRQFRVGNCLLEYSGPCEPCSRMEEVLGPGGYNAMRGHGGITAKILEGGLIQVGDEVKIHREDAEKLGSEKLPDSEK from the coding sequence ATGCAAACCGTCCCCGAGCTCCTCGCCACCCTGCCGCAAGTCGGAAAGCTCGTCTGGATCGGACTCCGCCCCGCCTCGCGAACCCCGGTGCAATCGGTCGCGCGTGCCGAAATCCTCGCCGGTCGTGGCCTGGTCGGCGACCACCGCCTGAGCCGCACCGCCGGCGGCAAGCGCCAGATTACGCTGATCCAGCACGAGCACCTGGCGGCAGTCGCCAGCCTGACCGGACGTCCGGAAGTCGACCCAGGGCTCCTCCGCCGCAATCTGGTCGTCGCCGGTCTGAATCTGCTGGCCCTTAAAGGCCGCCAGTTCCGCGTGGGAAACTGCCTGCTGGAATACTCCGGCCCGTGCGAACCGTGCTCGCGGATGGAGGAAGTGCTCGGCCCCGGCGGCTACAACGCCATGCGCGGCCACGGCGGCATCACCGCAAAAATCCTCGAAGGAGGCCTGATCCAGGTCGGCGACGAAGTCAAGATTCACCGCGAAGACGCGGAGAAACTGGGGAGTGAGAAACTCCCAGATAGTGAAAAGTGA
- a CDS encoding S1 family peptidase — MSHSNWSLPAAACVVVALSVWFSPASTSAAPPAHLLVGPLAQSTPAIIGGVVAKPGQYPNVGQVIMNLKNYGNSSCTGTLIAARWVLTAAHCLAIPGAKLNGLSFKLDGKTYTSRRWFVHPSYIPTNFSAGNDIALIQLTTSVAGVPFGKLPTGVPVVGSKLTVVGLGLTGTGWEGTTGRSGMFIPGSQILRQQTTGVKRIGTVTADTVTGIHIGWNFVRPQISCTAPGDSGGPAFNAAGEIVGVTSGGTSSTAIWGTYAFDTRVDLFTAWITTTMASSR; from the coding sequence ATGAGTCATTCGAACTGGTCGCTGCCCGCCGCGGCGTGCGTAGTTGTCGCTCTGTCGGTCTGGTTCTCCCCCGCCAGCACTTCCGCGGCGCCTCCGGCGCACCTGCTGGTCGGCCCGCTGGCGCAATCGACGCCAGCGATCATTGGAGGGGTCGTCGCCAAGCCTGGTCAGTACCCCAATGTCGGCCAGGTGATCATGAACCTGAAGAACTACGGCAACTCGAGTTGCACCGGCACGTTGATCGCCGCCCGCTGGGTGCTCACCGCCGCACACTGTCTGGCGATTCCCGGCGCCAAGCTCAACGGACTGTCGTTCAAGCTCGATGGGAAGACTTACACTTCGCGTCGCTGGTTCGTCCATCCGTCATACATCCCGACAAACTTCTCGGCGGGCAACGACATCGCACTGATTCAATTGACCACGTCAGTCGCGGGCGTCCCCTTCGGCAAGCTGCCGACGGGCGTTCCGGTAGTCGGCTCGAAACTCACCGTCGTCGGTCTGGGACTGACCGGTACTGGTTGGGAAGGGACGACGGGTCGGTCCGGCATGTTCATTCCCGGGTCGCAAATCCTCAGGCAGCAGACGACGGGCGTGAAGCGAATCGGCACGGTAACCGCCGACACGGTCACCGGGATCCATATCGGCTGGAACTTCGTAAGACCCCAGATTTCGTGTACGGCTCCCGGCGATTCCGGCGGCCCCGCTTTCAATGCCGCTGGCGAAATCGTCGGCGTCACAAGCGGAGGAACTTCGTCAACAGCCATCTGGGGGACCTACGCATTCGACACGCGTGTCGACCTCTTCACGGCCTGGATCACGACGACGATGGCCTCGTCCCGATAG